One genomic region from Anopheles bellator chromosome 2, idAnoBellAS_SP24_06.2, whole genome shotgun sequence encodes:
- the LOC131208995 gene encoding katanin p60 ATPase-containing subunit A-like 1, producing MTIAMAGLSTTEICENTRLAREMAMVGNYDSAGIYYEGVLQMLRKLLVGLHEPLKKGKWLAIQQEISKEYNQMKQTQKTITEITMDLQNAPLQARIQTPLHETTKDPAAWFRADPDVWMPPPIRRVDPDVWAPAPDMPQVSDQRRSVAPRTQSRSGTALNRKSEVNRRNAATKSATASSSTVGRAKAGQSRATGPTNGSASRTSTLSRAHRSQGAASSSSAGPRGAAPVGETNGTASEKSDKEKADDDDANGGGSTPEEAERKFEPASHGDVDLVDMLERDILQKNPNIHWDDIADLHEAKRLLEEAVVLPMWMPDYFKGIRRPWKGVLMVGPPGTGKTMLAKAVATECGTTFFNVSSSTLTSKYRGESEKLVRLLFEMARFYAPSTIFIDEIDSLCSRRGSESEHEASRRVKSELLVQMDGVSNDEATKIVMVLAATNFPWDIDEALRRRLEKRIYIPLPNSEGREALLKINLREVKVDELVDMRDIADRLDGYSGADITNVCRDASMMSMRRKIAGLRPEQIRQLAKEELDLPVSKQDFKEAIAKCNKSVSKDDLAKYQQWMKEFGSS from the exons ATGACCATCGCTATGGCCGGTCTATCGACGACGGAAATATGTGAAAACACAAGGCTGGCGCGCGAGATGGCGATGGTGGGCAACTACGATTCGGCCGGCATCTACTACGAGGGAGTGCTGCAGATGCTCCGCAAGCTATTGGTCGGTCTGCACGAACCGCTGAAGAAGGGCAAATGGTTGGCG ATCCAGCAGGAAATTAGCAAAGAGTACAATCAGATGAAGCAAACACAGAAGACAATCACGGAGATAACGATGGACCTGCAGAACGCTCCGCTCCAGGCCCGAATTCAGACTCCGCTGCACGAGACCACCAAGGATCCGGCCGCCTGGTTCCGGGCCGATCCCGATGTTTGGATGCCTCCGCCGATCAGGCGTGTCGATCCGGACGTGtgggcaccggcaccggacaTGCCACAGGTTTCCGATCAACGCCGGAGTGTTGCACCCCGCACTCAGTCTCGTTCCGGGACGGCCCTGAATCGAAAGTCAGAAGTGAATCGAAGAAATGCCGCCACCAAATCGGCCaccgcatcgtcgtcgactGTTGGTCGGGCCAAAGCGGGCCAGTCCCGTGCTACTGGCCCCACGAATGGCAGCGCATCCCGCACCAGCACCCTCAGTCGGGCCCACCGATCGCAGGGTGcagcatcgtcgtcctcggccggTCCGCGAGGAGCGGCACCCGTCGGCGAAACGAATGGCACGGCTAGTGAAAAGAGCGACAAGGAGAAGgcggatgacgacgatgcgaacggtggtggcagtaCGCCGGAGGAAGCGGAACGAAAGTTCGAACCGGCCAGCCACGGCGACGTCGATTTGGTCGATATGCTCGAGCGCGACATCCTACAGAAGAATCCCAACATCCACTGGGACGACATTGCCGACCTGCACGAGGCGAAGCGATTGCTGGAGGAGGCGGTCGTGCTGCCGATGTGGATGCCCGATTACTTCAAGGGCATCAGGCGGCCGTGGAAGGGCGTGCTGATGGTGGGACCACCGGGAACGGGCAAAACAATGCTCGCCAAAGCGGTAGCAACCGAGTGCGGGACGACGTTCTTCAACGTGTCCTCATCGACGCTCACGTCCAAGTATCGCGGGGAATCGGAGAAACTCGTTCGCCTACTGTTTGAGATGGCCCGCTTTTACGCACCGAGCACTATCTTTATCGACGAAATCGACTCGCTGTGTTCGCGGCGTGGTTCCGAGTCGGAACACGAAGCGTCGCGGCGCGTCAAATCGGAACTGCTGGTGCAGATGGATGGTGTGAGCAATGATGAGGCAACCAAAATTGTGATGGTACTGGCGGCCACCAACTTCCCATGGGACATCGACGAGGCGCTACGGCGGCGGCTCGAGAAGCGTATCTACATCCCGCTACCAAACAGTGAGGGGCGCGAAGCACTGCTCAAGATCAACCTGCGAGAGGTGAAGGTGGATGAGTTGGTCGATATGCGAGACATAGCCGACCGACTGGATGGTTACTCGGGCGCCGACATTACCAACGTGTGCCGGGACGCGTCGATGATGTCGATGCGACGTAAAATTGCCGGCCTGCGACCGGAACAGATCCGGCAGCTCGCAAAGGAAGAGCTCGATCTCCCAGTTTCCAAGCAGGACTTCAAAGAGGCCATCGCAAAGTGCAACAAGAGCGTATCCAAAGACGATCTGGCAAAGTACCAGCAGTGGATGAAGGAGTTCGGTTCGTCCTGA